One Tenebrio molitor chromosome 2, icTenMoli1.1, whole genome shotgun sequence genomic region harbors:
- the LOC138124554 gene encoding testis-specific zinc finger protein topi-like isoform X1, which translates to MNISDDRTISVINTHFISDSGKTSSMRYEADFATHQIITKNPFLTNNNVSFNISDELNFSHQQIFNEDLGSVQIYKVDSSQNINLKRKQKLNIPNMIRCQNCETNYPTKYQYQRHQCEFNAEKVVLKPNADFIDIEKGKRIKYDCPTCGKQFVSKNNLERHQTSHESSKDNTCEHCKKQFVSENRLRIHKENHCKKAGDISKFYRSDVTVWKCKKCHEVFSSSTTAGYHIELCTELIDNNDIKKEPISDLENLRISSDNKTIEKISTEILLQCEFCNRTYADKQILLKHQKTHKTDKNYECVICKDVFDSYITASQHWLKKCSEKANLFYLPKLTYCEFCDRTFKSHEILYTHKIKKKHYTPKIHDNIVEKSANPVKDIKSEDVIDKLIEDVLIALEIPINKRNNKKNLESKEDNDKENIDQDEVTIKTEPLNQSSDQTLPEESCGVPEKKKRGRKRKFPKQQPKTKKPSIALDDGYKYQCERCTEVWNTITELETHREKEHAANFNCDECGQVLHSARALLIHSRAHKSLKPYVCDTCGRSYSQTSHLWQHMRFHQGIKPFACPHEGCEARYTIRPDLKDHIRKVHTRERPFKCSVCGKCFLTGSVYYQHRLIHTEDRRYGCDMCEKRFFRADALNNHKRIHTNERPYPCFVCGRLFRQKGDRNKHFRTQHPDAILN; encoded by the exons ATGAACATATCTGATGATCGCACGATTTCTGTGATAAATACGCATTTCATAAGCGACTCTGGGAAAACTTCCTCAATGAGGTATGAAGCCGATTTTGCGACTCATCAAATAATTACCAAGAACccttttttaacaaacaataatGTAAGTTTTAATATCAGCGATGAGCTAAATTTTAGTCaccaacaaatttttaacgaaGATCTCGGATCAGTGCAAATATACAAGGTGGACAGTTCACAGAATATCAATCTGAAACGGAAGCAAAAACTGAACATACCGAACATGATCCGATGCCAAAATTGCGAAACTAACTACCCCACCAAATACCAGTATCAGAGACACCAATGCGAATTCAACGCCGAGAAGGTGGTGCTCAAGCCCAATGCCGATTTCATCGACATCGAGAAGGGAAAACGCATCAAATATGACTGTCCCACCTGTGGTAAGCAGTTCGTCAGCAAGAATAATCTTGAAAGACACCAGACGAGTCACGAGAGTTCCAAAGATAACACATGCGAACACTGCAAGAAGCAATTTGTCAGTGAAAATAGACTGAGGATCCACAAAGAAAACCACTGCAAGAAAGCTGGAGATATATCGAAATTCTACCGCAGTGACGTCACCGTGTGGAAGTGTAAAAAATGCCACGAAGTCTTCTCCTCGAGCACCACCGCTGGGTATCACATCGAACTCTGCACTGAGCTCATTGATAACAATGACATTAAGAAAGAACCCATCAGTGACTTGGAGAATCTCAGAATATCGAGTGACAATAAAACTATCGAGAAAATCTCAACCGAGATCCTTCTCCAGTGCGAGTTTTGTAACAGAACCTACGCCGACAAGCAGATCCTTCTCAAGCACCAGAAAACCcataaaactgacaaaaacTACGAATGCGTCATTTGCAAAGACGTTTTTGACTCGTACATCACAGCCTCGCAGCACTGGCTCAAGAAATGCTCCGAGAAAGCTAATCTCTTCTACTTACCCAAACTGACTTATTGCGAGTTCTGCGACAGGACCTTCAAGTCtcatgaaattttgtacacccaCAAAATCAAGAAGAAGCACTATACTCCTAAAATTCACGACAATATAGTTGAAAAGTCTGCGAACCCGGTCAAGGATATTAAGAGCGAGGATGTGATCGACAAATTGATCGAAGATGTCTTGATCGCGTTAGAGATACCAATCAACAAACGCAACAATAAAAAGAATTTAGAGAGTAAGGAAGACAACGATAAGGAAAATATCGATCAGGATGAGGTCACGATCAAGACTGAACCACTGAACCAATCGAGTGATCAAACTTTGCCGGAGGAGAGTTGCGGAGTTCCTGAGAAGAAGAAAAGGGGTCGGAAGAGAAAGTTTCCAAAGCAGCAACCGAAAACGAAGAAGCCTTCCATTGCGCTCGACGATGGATATAAGTACCAATGCGAGAGATGCACCGAGGTGTGGAACACGATTACGGAGTTGGAAACACACAGAGAAAAGGAACATGCGGCGAATTTCAATTGTGATGAATGTGGACAG GTGTTGCACAGTGCTCGTGCTCTGTTGATCCACAGCCGGGCTCACAAGAGTTTGAAGCCATACGTTTGTGACACTTGCGGAAGGAGTTACTCGCAGACGTCGCACCTCTGGCAACATATGAGGTTCCATCaag GTATAAAACCCTTCGCCTGCCCTCACGAAGGCTGCGAAGCAAGGTATACCATCCGTCCAGACCTGAAAGATCATATCCGTAAGGTGCATACCAGAGAGAGGCCGTTCAAGTGTAGCGTTTGCGGCAAGTGCTTTCTCACAGGCTCCGTATACTACCAACACAGACTCATCCACACGGAAGATCGGCGTTACGGATGCGAt atGTGTGAAAAGCGATTCTTCAGAGCAGACGCTTTAAATAATCACAAGCGGATCCACACCAACGAGAGACCTTACCCTTGTTTCGTCTGTGGGCGTCTGTTTCGACAGAAAGGGGATCGAAATAAACACTTCAGGACGCAACATCCTGACGCAATCCTGAACTAG
- the Sys1 gene encoding protein SYS1 homolog gives MKKLTGSFRYTQWDPWLIISQIVSVQCIMYVSLGLILAVLGSLVGDTRSLDHIFEYHEIQVRDFGGRMVISAFVINALIGSVTLWHVVERTKLCMDFSCTWHFIHLIICWFYNGSFPTTFSWWALNVACATLMCVCAEFLCLRTELKAIPLSLGPKTDL, from the exons ATGAAGAAGCTAACGGGATCCTTCCGGTATACCCAGTGGGACCCCTGGTTAATAATCTCCCAGATAGTGTCAGTGCAATGCATAATGTACGTGTCTTTGGGGCTGATCCTCGCCGTGTTGGGCTCCTTGGTAGGCGACACGAGATCCCTGGATCACATTTTCGAATACCAC GAGATTCAAGTGCGCGATTTTGGAGGCCGTATGGTGATCTCAGCTTTCGTGATTAATGCATTGATAGG CTCTGTAACGTTGTGGCACGTGGTCGAAAGAACTAAGCTCTGTATGGATTTCAGCTGCACTTGGCACTTTATCCATCTAATAATTTGTTGGTTCTACAACGGAAGTTTTCCAACAACTTTCTCATGGTGGGCCTTGAATGTGGCTTGTGCTACTTTGATGTGCGTCTGCGCCGAGTTCCTGTGCCTAAGAACTGAGCTCAAAGCGATTCCTTTATCTCTTGGTCCTAAGACAGACTTGTAA
- the LOC138124556 gene encoding mannosylglucosyl-3-phosphoglycerate phosphatase isoform X1 produces MASFAAQAALRAKWSSLVEEHSIEVPPEVTSKVTSVVGWLKQASLEVRAAGRRAVNTLAGGAMAQHLVILHFNDVYNVEPRLSPEPVGGAARFCTAIKSFQHLHPLVLFSGDAFSPSMLSTYTKGEQMVPVLNDIGTHCAVLGNHDFDHGLEVLSQWVGQTEFPWLMSNVLDNETGRPLGEGRITHVVHWAGHRIGLLGLVEKEWLDTLATINPEMVTFLDFVEAGQKLAAQLKQEGCDYVIALTHMRTPNDIKLAENCDDIDLILGGHDHVYEVKEINGKNVVKSGTDFRQFSKITVNFDKPNGSPEVTVEEVNVTSAFPEDQKLKEKLDKYTSIVEGKMHEVLGCFSVPLDGRFTSIRTSESNLGNWVCDVVLAATGADLVVLNSGTFRSDQVHPAGDFTVRDLTNIVPMRDPLVILKLKGQQILETLENGVCMYPKLEGRFPQVAGVSFAFDPSKPPGQRVDPGFVRIGDEYLNLEQHYRLATKSYMHSGCDGYVMLKDAEILVDEGECPELGLAIQNHFQAINMRLGKTKKHSKHRQSLVTLSRRHSLVKMLDGSELDGPPPLRRASTVEVSTSPPAHHTSRLTRRASLDDLEQESCQLTPKIDHRIIVVNNEEKRHELILQRQRIEQDSIIEEVDEYSPQN; encoded by the exons ATGGCTAGCTTCGCGGCACAGGCCGCCCTCCGCGCTAAATGGAGCTCGCTTGTCGAGGAACACAGCATTGAAGTGCCCCCTGAAGTGACCAGCAAGGTGACAAGCGTGGTCGGCTGGCTCAAGCag GCGTCTCTAGAGGTTAGAGCGGCAGGAAGAAGGGCCGTCAACACGCTAGCAGGGGGCGCGATGGCTCAACACTTGGTCATTTTGCATTTCAATGATGTCTACAATGTGGAACCGAGACTGTCGCCGGAACCGGTCGGGGGCGCAGCCCGTTTTTGTACCGCCATCAAGAGTTTCCAGCATTTGCACCCATTGGTCCTGTTCAGCGGCGACGCCTTTTCCCCGAGCATGT TGAGTACCTACACGAAAGGGGAACAGATGGTTCCTGTTCTGAACGACATCGGCACCCACTGTGCGGTCCTCGGCAATCACGATTTCG ATCACGGCCTTGAAGTCCTGTCCCAATGGGTCGGTCAGACAGAATTCCCCTGGCTTATGTCCAACGTTCTGGATAATGAAACTGGCCGTCCACTAGGCGAAGGTAGGATTACTCACGTGGTACACTGGGCGGGGCATCGGATCGGCCTGTTGGGATTGGTCGAGAAAGAGTGGCTGGACACTCTGGCCACGATCAATCCAGAAATGGTGACTTTCCTGGATTTCGTCGAAGCAGGGCAGAAATTGGCGGCTCAGTTGAAACAGGAG gGATGCGATTACGTGATCGCTTTGACTCACATGAGAACACCAAACGATATTAAACTCGCCGAAAATTGTGATGACATCGATTTGATATTAGGCGGACACGATCACGTTTACGAAGTCAAAGAAATCAACGGCAAAAATGTGGTCAAAAGCGGTACAGATTTTAGACAGTTTAGTAAAATTACAGTCAATTTCGATAAACCCAACGGCTCCCCGGAAGTTACAGTTGAAGAGGTCAATGTCACCTCCGCTTTCCCCGAAGACCAAAAACTCAAAGAAAAACTAGACAAGTACACCA GTATCGTTGAAGGAAAAATGCACGAAGTGTTGGGTTGCTTTTCTGTACCGCTGGACGGACGTTTCACATCGATCAGAACTTCGGAATCGAATTTAGGAAATTGG gtGTGCGATGTGGTACTCGCCGCGACTGGGGCAGATTTGGTAGTTTTGAATTCGGGGACTTTCCGATCGGACCAGGTCCATCCAGCTGGAGACTTTACTGTGCGAGATTTGACCAACATAGTTCCCATGAGAGACCCATTGGTGATCTTAAAATTGAAAG GACAGCAGATTTTGGAAACTTTGGAAAACGGAGTTTGCATGTACCCCAAACTGGAAGGTAGATTTCCCCAAGTAGCCGGTGTAAGTTTCGCCTTTGACCCCAGTAAACCCCCTGGTCAGAGAGTTGATCCGGGTTTCGTCCGAATCGGGGATGAATATCTCAATTTAGAGCAGCACTACAGATTGGCGACAAAGAGTTATATGCACTCAGGTTGCGACGGTTACGTCATGTTGAAAGATGCAGAAATTTTG GTGGACGAGGGTGAATGTCCCGAATTGGGGTTGGCCATACAGAATCACTTTCAAGCAATTAATATGCGCTTAGGAAAGACCAAGAAGCACTCCAAGCATAGACAATCACTGGTGACGCTTTCGAGAAG GCACAGCTTAGTGAAAATGCTCGACGGAAGTGAACTCGACGGTCCCCCTCCTCTCCGCAGGGCAAGCACTGTTGAGGTGTCGACGAGTCCGCCCGCTCACCACACCTCAAGGCTGACCCGTAGGGCTTCTCTGGACGACCTCGAACAAGAATCTTGTCAATTAACCCCAAAAATAGACCATCGAATTATCGTTGTTAACAATGAGGAG AAACGACACGAGTTGATATTGCAACGTCAGAGAATAGAACAAGACTCCATCATCGAGGAAGTGGACGAATACTCCCCCCAGAATTAA
- the LOC138124554 gene encoding testis-specific zinc finger protein topi-like isoform X2, which produces MNISDDRTISVINTHFISDSGKTSSMSDELNFSHQQIFNEDLGSVQIYKVDSSQNINLKRKQKLNIPNMIRCQNCETNYPTKYQYQRHQCEFNAEKVVLKPNADFIDIEKGKRIKYDCPTCGKQFVSKNNLERHQTSHESSKDNTCEHCKKQFVSENRLRIHKENHCKKAGDISKFYRSDVTVWKCKKCHEVFSSSTTAGYHIELCTELIDNNDIKKEPISDLENLRISSDNKTIEKISTEILLQCEFCNRTYADKQILLKHQKTHKTDKNYECVICKDVFDSYITASQHWLKKCSEKANLFYLPKLTYCEFCDRTFKSHEILYTHKIKKKHYTPKIHDNIVEKSANPVKDIKSEDVIDKLIEDVLIALEIPINKRNNKKNLESKEDNDKENIDQDEVTIKTEPLNQSSDQTLPEESCGVPEKKKRGRKRKFPKQQPKTKKPSIALDDGYKYQCERCTEVWNTITELETHREKEHAANFNCDECGQVLHSARALLIHSRAHKSLKPYVCDTCGRSYSQTSHLWQHMRFHQGIKPFACPHEGCEARYTIRPDLKDHIRKVHTRERPFKCSVCGKCFLTGSVYYQHRLIHTEDRRYGCDMCEKRFFRADALNNHKRIHTNERPYPCFVCGRLFRQKGDRNKHFRTQHPDAILN; this is translated from the exons ATGAACATATCTGATGATCGCACGATTTCTGTGATAAATACGCATTTCATAAGCGACTCTGGGAAAACTTCCTCAATGAG CGATGAGCTAAATTTTAGTCaccaacaaatttttaacgaaGATCTCGGATCAGTGCAAATATACAAGGTGGACAGTTCACAGAATATCAATCTGAAACGGAAGCAAAAACTGAACATACCGAACATGATCCGATGCCAAAATTGCGAAACTAACTACCCCACCAAATACCAGTATCAGAGACACCAATGCGAATTCAACGCCGAGAAGGTGGTGCTCAAGCCCAATGCCGATTTCATCGACATCGAGAAGGGAAAACGCATCAAATATGACTGTCCCACCTGTGGTAAGCAGTTCGTCAGCAAGAATAATCTTGAAAGACACCAGACGAGTCACGAGAGTTCCAAAGATAACACATGCGAACACTGCAAGAAGCAATTTGTCAGTGAAAATAGACTGAGGATCCACAAAGAAAACCACTGCAAGAAAGCTGGAGATATATCGAAATTCTACCGCAGTGACGTCACCGTGTGGAAGTGTAAAAAATGCCACGAAGTCTTCTCCTCGAGCACCACCGCTGGGTATCACATCGAACTCTGCACTGAGCTCATTGATAACAATGACATTAAGAAAGAACCCATCAGTGACTTGGAGAATCTCAGAATATCGAGTGACAATAAAACTATCGAGAAAATCTCAACCGAGATCCTTCTCCAGTGCGAGTTTTGTAACAGAACCTACGCCGACAAGCAGATCCTTCTCAAGCACCAGAAAACCcataaaactgacaaaaacTACGAATGCGTCATTTGCAAAGACGTTTTTGACTCGTACATCACAGCCTCGCAGCACTGGCTCAAGAAATGCTCCGAGAAAGCTAATCTCTTCTACTTACCCAAACTGACTTATTGCGAGTTCTGCGACAGGACCTTCAAGTCtcatgaaattttgtacacccaCAAAATCAAGAAGAAGCACTATACTCCTAAAATTCACGACAATATAGTTGAAAAGTCTGCGAACCCGGTCAAGGATATTAAGAGCGAGGATGTGATCGACAAATTGATCGAAGATGTCTTGATCGCGTTAGAGATACCAATCAACAAACGCAACAATAAAAAGAATTTAGAGAGTAAGGAAGACAACGATAAGGAAAATATCGATCAGGATGAGGTCACGATCAAGACTGAACCACTGAACCAATCGAGTGATCAAACTTTGCCGGAGGAGAGTTGCGGAGTTCCTGAGAAGAAGAAAAGGGGTCGGAAGAGAAAGTTTCCAAAGCAGCAACCGAAAACGAAGAAGCCTTCCATTGCGCTCGACGATGGATATAAGTACCAATGCGAGAGATGCACCGAGGTGTGGAACACGATTACGGAGTTGGAAACACACAGAGAAAAGGAACATGCGGCGAATTTCAATTGTGATGAATGTGGACAG GTGTTGCACAGTGCTCGTGCTCTGTTGATCCACAGCCGGGCTCACAAGAGTTTGAAGCCATACGTTTGTGACACTTGCGGAAGGAGTTACTCGCAGACGTCGCACCTCTGGCAACATATGAGGTTCCATCaag GTATAAAACCCTTCGCCTGCCCTCACGAAGGCTGCGAAGCAAGGTATACCATCCGTCCAGACCTGAAAGATCATATCCGTAAGGTGCATACCAGAGAGAGGCCGTTCAAGTGTAGCGTTTGCGGCAAGTGCTTTCTCACAGGCTCCGTATACTACCAACACAGACTCATCCACACGGAAGATCGGCGTTACGGATGCGAt atGTGTGAAAAGCGATTCTTCAGAGCAGACGCTTTAAATAATCACAAGCGGATCCACACCAACGAGAGACCTTACCCTTGTTTCGTCTGTGGGCGTCTGTTTCGACAGAAAGGGGATCGAAATAAACACTTCAGGACGCAACATCCTGACGCAATCCTGAACTAG
- the LOC138124556 gene encoding mannosylglucosyl-3-phosphoglycerate phosphatase isoform X2, whose product MAQHLVILHFNDVYNVEPRLSPEPVGGAARFCTAIKSFQHLHPLVLFSGDAFSPSMLSTYTKGEQMVPVLNDIGTHCAVLGNHDFDHGLEVLSQWVGQTEFPWLMSNVLDNETGRPLGEGRITHVVHWAGHRIGLLGLVEKEWLDTLATINPEMVTFLDFVEAGQKLAAQLKQEGCDYVIALTHMRTPNDIKLAENCDDIDLILGGHDHVYEVKEINGKNVVKSGTDFRQFSKITVNFDKPNGSPEVTVEEVNVTSAFPEDQKLKEKLDKYTSIVEGKMHEVLGCFSVPLDGRFTSIRTSESNLGNWVCDVVLAATGADLVVLNSGTFRSDQVHPAGDFTVRDLTNIVPMRDPLVILKLKGQQILETLENGVCMYPKLEGRFPQVAGVSFAFDPSKPPGQRVDPGFVRIGDEYLNLEQHYRLATKSYMHSGCDGYVMLKDAEILVDEGECPELGLAIQNHFQAINMRLGKTKKHSKHRQSLVTLSRRHSLVKMLDGSELDGPPPLRRASTVEVSTSPPAHHTSRLTRRASLDDLEQESCQLTPKIDHRIIVVNNEEKRHELILQRQRIEQDSIIEEVDEYSPQN is encoded by the exons ATGGCTCAACACTTGGTCATTTTGCATTTCAATGATGTCTACAATGTGGAACCGAGACTGTCGCCGGAACCGGTCGGGGGCGCAGCCCGTTTTTGTACCGCCATCAAGAGTTTCCAGCATTTGCACCCATTGGTCCTGTTCAGCGGCGACGCCTTTTCCCCGAGCATGT TGAGTACCTACACGAAAGGGGAACAGATGGTTCCTGTTCTGAACGACATCGGCACCCACTGTGCGGTCCTCGGCAATCACGATTTCG ATCACGGCCTTGAAGTCCTGTCCCAATGGGTCGGTCAGACAGAATTCCCCTGGCTTATGTCCAACGTTCTGGATAATGAAACTGGCCGTCCACTAGGCGAAGGTAGGATTACTCACGTGGTACACTGGGCGGGGCATCGGATCGGCCTGTTGGGATTGGTCGAGAAAGAGTGGCTGGACACTCTGGCCACGATCAATCCAGAAATGGTGACTTTCCTGGATTTCGTCGAAGCAGGGCAGAAATTGGCGGCTCAGTTGAAACAGGAG gGATGCGATTACGTGATCGCTTTGACTCACATGAGAACACCAAACGATATTAAACTCGCCGAAAATTGTGATGACATCGATTTGATATTAGGCGGACACGATCACGTTTACGAAGTCAAAGAAATCAACGGCAAAAATGTGGTCAAAAGCGGTACAGATTTTAGACAGTTTAGTAAAATTACAGTCAATTTCGATAAACCCAACGGCTCCCCGGAAGTTACAGTTGAAGAGGTCAATGTCACCTCCGCTTTCCCCGAAGACCAAAAACTCAAAGAAAAACTAGACAAGTACACCA GTATCGTTGAAGGAAAAATGCACGAAGTGTTGGGTTGCTTTTCTGTACCGCTGGACGGACGTTTCACATCGATCAGAACTTCGGAATCGAATTTAGGAAATTGG gtGTGCGATGTGGTACTCGCCGCGACTGGGGCAGATTTGGTAGTTTTGAATTCGGGGACTTTCCGATCGGACCAGGTCCATCCAGCTGGAGACTTTACTGTGCGAGATTTGACCAACATAGTTCCCATGAGAGACCCATTGGTGATCTTAAAATTGAAAG GACAGCAGATTTTGGAAACTTTGGAAAACGGAGTTTGCATGTACCCCAAACTGGAAGGTAGATTTCCCCAAGTAGCCGGTGTAAGTTTCGCCTTTGACCCCAGTAAACCCCCTGGTCAGAGAGTTGATCCGGGTTTCGTCCGAATCGGGGATGAATATCTCAATTTAGAGCAGCACTACAGATTGGCGACAAAGAGTTATATGCACTCAGGTTGCGACGGTTACGTCATGTTGAAAGATGCAGAAATTTTG GTGGACGAGGGTGAATGTCCCGAATTGGGGTTGGCCATACAGAATCACTTTCAAGCAATTAATATGCGCTTAGGAAAGACCAAGAAGCACTCCAAGCATAGACAATCACTGGTGACGCTTTCGAGAAG GCACAGCTTAGTGAAAATGCTCGACGGAAGTGAACTCGACGGTCCCCCTCCTCTCCGCAGGGCAAGCACTGTTGAGGTGTCGACGAGTCCGCCCGCTCACCACACCTCAAGGCTGACCCGTAGGGCTTCTCTGGACGACCTCGAACAAGAATCTTGTCAATTAACCCCAAAAATAGACCATCGAATTATCGTTGTTAACAATGAGGAG AAACGACACGAGTTGATATTGCAACGTCAGAGAATAGAACAAGACTCCATCATCGAGGAAGTGGACGAATACTCCCCCCAGAATTAA
- the LOC138124556 gene encoding mannosylglucosyl-3-phosphoglycerate phosphatase isoform X3: MASFAAQAALRAKWSSLVEEHSIEVPPEVTSKVTSVVGWLKQASLEVRAAGRRAVNTLAGGAMAQHLVILHFNDVYNVEPRLSPEPVGGAARFCTAIKSFQHLHPLVLFSGDAFSPSMLSTYTKGEQMVPVLNDIGTHCAVLGNHDFDHGLEVLSQWVGQTEFPWLMSNVLDNETGRPLGEGRITHVVHWAGHRIGLLGLVEKEWLDTLATINPEMVTFLDFVEAGQKLAAQLKQEGCDYVIALTHMRTPNDIKLAENCDDIDLILGGHDHVYEVKEINGKNVVKSGTDFRQFSKITVNFDKPNGSPEVTVEEVNVTSAFPEDQKLKEKLDKYTSIVEGKMHEVLGCFSVPLDGRFTSIRTSESNLGNWVCDVVLAATGADLVVLNSGTFRSDQVHPAGDFTVRDLTNIVPMRDPLVILKLKGQQILETLENGVCMYPKLEGRFPQVAGVSFAFDPSKPPGQRVDPGFVRIGDEYLNLEQHYRLATKSYMHSGCDGYVMLKDAEILVDEGECPELGLAIQNHFQAINMRLGKTKKHSKHRQSLVTLSRRLVVLKSQEMQSS; the protein is encoded by the exons ATGGCTAGCTTCGCGGCACAGGCCGCCCTCCGCGCTAAATGGAGCTCGCTTGTCGAGGAACACAGCATTGAAGTGCCCCCTGAAGTGACCAGCAAGGTGACAAGCGTGGTCGGCTGGCTCAAGCag GCGTCTCTAGAGGTTAGAGCGGCAGGAAGAAGGGCCGTCAACACGCTAGCAGGGGGCGCGATGGCTCAACACTTGGTCATTTTGCATTTCAATGATGTCTACAATGTGGAACCGAGACTGTCGCCGGAACCGGTCGGGGGCGCAGCCCGTTTTTGTACCGCCATCAAGAGTTTCCAGCATTTGCACCCATTGGTCCTGTTCAGCGGCGACGCCTTTTCCCCGAGCATGT TGAGTACCTACACGAAAGGGGAACAGATGGTTCCTGTTCTGAACGACATCGGCACCCACTGTGCGGTCCTCGGCAATCACGATTTCG ATCACGGCCTTGAAGTCCTGTCCCAATGGGTCGGTCAGACAGAATTCCCCTGGCTTATGTCCAACGTTCTGGATAATGAAACTGGCCGTCCACTAGGCGAAGGTAGGATTACTCACGTGGTACACTGGGCGGGGCATCGGATCGGCCTGTTGGGATTGGTCGAGAAAGAGTGGCTGGACACTCTGGCCACGATCAATCCAGAAATGGTGACTTTCCTGGATTTCGTCGAAGCAGGGCAGAAATTGGCGGCTCAGTTGAAACAGGAG gGATGCGATTACGTGATCGCTTTGACTCACATGAGAACACCAAACGATATTAAACTCGCCGAAAATTGTGATGACATCGATTTGATATTAGGCGGACACGATCACGTTTACGAAGTCAAAGAAATCAACGGCAAAAATGTGGTCAAAAGCGGTACAGATTTTAGACAGTTTAGTAAAATTACAGTCAATTTCGATAAACCCAACGGCTCCCCGGAAGTTACAGTTGAAGAGGTCAATGTCACCTCCGCTTTCCCCGAAGACCAAAAACTCAAAGAAAAACTAGACAAGTACACCA GTATCGTTGAAGGAAAAATGCACGAAGTGTTGGGTTGCTTTTCTGTACCGCTGGACGGACGTTTCACATCGATCAGAACTTCGGAATCGAATTTAGGAAATTGG gtGTGCGATGTGGTACTCGCCGCGACTGGGGCAGATTTGGTAGTTTTGAATTCGGGGACTTTCCGATCGGACCAGGTCCATCCAGCTGGAGACTTTACTGTGCGAGATTTGACCAACATAGTTCCCATGAGAGACCCATTGGTGATCTTAAAATTGAAAG GACAGCAGATTTTGGAAACTTTGGAAAACGGAGTTTGCATGTACCCCAAACTGGAAGGTAGATTTCCCCAAGTAGCCGGTGTAAGTTTCGCCTTTGACCCCAGTAAACCCCCTGGTCAGAGAGTTGATCCGGGTTTCGTCCGAATCGGGGATGAATATCTCAATTTAGAGCAGCACTACAGATTGGCGACAAAGAGTTATATGCACTCAGGTTGCGACGGTTACGTCATGTTGAAAGATGCAGAAATTTTG GTGGACGAGGGTGAATGTCCCGAATTGGGGTTGGCCATACAGAATCACTTTCAAGCAATTAATATGCGCTTAGGAAAGACCAAGAAGCACTCCAAGCATAGACAATCACTGGTGACGCTTTCGAGAAG ATTAGTTGTTTTAAAGTCACAAGAAATGCAAAGTTCATGA